The following are encoded together in the Bradyrhizobium sp. CCGUVB1N3 genome:
- a CDS encoding D-alanyl-D-alanine carboxypeptidase — MLRKNWSSSRLARAGVFGLLTVTTAVIFTSDAAEARRHRGRHYAHHRVHRDSGESYSPQFASIIVDGNSGATLQSTSPDGLRHPASLTKIMTLYLLFERLESGKMKLDTEMPVSQHAADQDPTKLGLRAGQTIRVEDAIKGLVTRSANDAAVVIAEAIGGDEDGFAQMMTRKARALGMSKTVYRNASGLPNDEQITTARDQATLGRAIQDRFPRYYRYFSTTAFNFRGHTITGHNRLLGSVEGVDGIKTGYTRASGFNLVSSIHRGNRFLVGVVLGGRSGGSRDAIMRNLLAENLEKGAGTRTAAAITERNGADTSVDVADASDTPARAAPQVQAAAASAPEAPAPRPASRLAALAAATAAMPPAAKPEPKAVESKVEPAPLTNGVISSQPLSIIPGSSEPMKPVKVKTVQVKAGAVKVASAVPSQPAPPITNTISSARAEVAETSGAVVAKADLVNKPDVVAKPEVARSELPPQPPGFGTGNGILGVLPASGAAAPAPAAKLASAEPAPQPIQMSATTKPVVTHSGWIVQVGALESENEAQQRIEAARSSARGLLSKADPFTEVVAKDNRKLFRARFAGLERDQAEAVCRTLKRADISCITVRN; from the coding sequence ATGCTTCGTAAGAACTGGTCTTCCTCGCGCTTGGCGCGGGCTGGGGTCTTCGGGCTTCTTACAGTCACCACCGCGGTCATCTTCACCAGCGATGCTGCCGAAGCGCGTCGCCACCGCGGCCGGCACTACGCACACCATCGCGTGCATCGCGACTCCGGCGAGAGCTATAGCCCGCAATTCGCCTCGATCATCGTCGACGGCAATTCCGGCGCGACCCTCCAGTCGACGAGCCCGGACGGGCTGCGTCATCCCGCCTCCCTCACCAAGATCATGACGCTCTACCTGCTGTTCGAGCGTCTGGAGTCCGGCAAGATGAAGCTCGACACCGAAATGCCGGTGTCCCAGCATGCCGCCGACCAGGATCCGACCAAGCTGGGCCTTCGCGCCGGTCAGACCATCCGCGTCGAGGACGCGATCAAGGGTCTCGTCACCCGTTCTGCCAACGACGCGGCCGTCGTGATCGCGGAAGCGATCGGCGGCGATGAAGACGGTTTCGCCCAGATGATGACGCGCAAGGCGCGCGCGCTCGGCATGTCGAAGACGGTCTACCGCAACGCGTCCGGTCTGCCCAACGACGAACAGATCACGACAGCGCGCGACCAGGCCACGCTCGGCCGCGCGATCCAGGATCGCTTCCCGCGCTATTACCGCTATTTCTCGACCACGGCCTTCAACTTCCGCGGCCACACCATTACCGGCCACAATCGCCTGCTCGGCAGCGTCGAAGGCGTCGACGGCATCAAGACCGGCTACACCCGCGCCTCCGGCTTCAATCTCGTGAGCTCGATCCACCGCGGCAACCGCTTCCTGGTTGGCGTGGTCCTGGGCGGCCGCAGCGGCGGCTCGCGCGACGCCATCATGCGCAACCTGCTCGCGGAGAACCTCGAGAAGGGCGCAGGCACCCGCACCGCGGCAGCCATCACCGAGCGCAATGGCGCCGACACCAGCGTCGACGTCGCCGACGCTTCCGACACGCCGGCGCGAGCAGCACCGCAGGTTCAGGCGGCAGCAGCCTCCGCTCCCGAAGCGCCGGCGCCGCGCCCCGCCTCGCGCCTTGCCGCGCTTGCCGCCGCCACCGCGGCGATGCCGCCGGCCGCCAAGCCGGAGCCCAAGGCCGTCGAATCCAAGGTCGAACCCGCGCCGCTGACCAATGGCGTGATCTCCAGCCAGCCGCTCTCGATCATTCCGGGCTCGTCCGAGCCGATGAAGCCGGTCAAGGTGAAGACGGTTCAGGTCAAGGCCGGCGCCGTGAAGGTCGCTTCCGCCGTCCCGTCGCAGCCAGCACCGCCGATTACCAACACGATCTCCAGCGCGCGTGCCGAAGTCGCGGAGACCTCCGGCGCCGTCGTCGCCAAGGCAGATCTCGTCAACAAGCCGGACGTCGTCGCCAAGCCTGAAGTCGCCCGCAGCGAGCTGCCACCGCAGCCGCCCGGCTTTGGCACCGGCAACGGCATCCTTGGCGTCCTGCCGGCGTCCGGCGCCGCGGCCCCCGCGCCTGCCGCAAAACTCGCCTCGGCCGAACCGGCCCCGCAGCCGATCCAGATGAGCGCGACGACCAAACCGGTTGTCACGCACAGCGGCTGGATCGTTCAGGTCGGCGCACTTGAAAGCGAGAACGAGGCGCAGCAGCGCATCGAGGCCGCCCGCAGCTCGGCCCGCGGCCTGCTCAGCAAGGCCGACCCCTTCACCGAAGTCGTTGCCAAGGACAATCGCAAGCTGTTCCGCGCCCGCTTCGCCGGGCTCGAGCGCGACCAGGCGGAAGCCGTCTGTCGCACGCTGAAGCGCGCCGACATCTCCTGCATCACCGTCCGCAACTGA
- a CDS encoding phasin family protein, with product MFKVEDFQNYGKEQFEQCVASATSVQHGIQAIASAYGDYTKKSFEDTKSFVEKLSGVKSLDKAMEAQTDFARSAYETFVAESQKIAGLYNDLAKQAFKPVETIVSKFNPAAQ from the coding sequence ATGTTCAAGGTTGAAGACTTTCAGAACTACGGCAAAGAGCAGTTCGAGCAGTGCGTCGCCTCCGCGACCTCGGTGCAGCACGGCATCCAGGCGATCGCCAGCGCCTATGGCGACTACACCAAGAAGTCGTTCGAGGACACCAAGTCCTTCGTTGAGAAGCTTTCCGGCGTGAAGTCGCTGGACAAGGCAATGGAAGCGCAGACCGATTTCGCGCGCTCCGCCTACGAGACCTTCGTTGCGGAATCGCAGAAGATCGCCGGCCTCTACAACGACCTCGCCAAGCAGGCGTTCAAGCCGGTCGAGACCATCGTCTCGAAGTTCAACCCGGCCGCTCAGTAA
- the clpA gene encoding ATP-dependent Clp protease ATP-binding subunit ClpA has protein sequence MPTFSQSLEQSLHRALAIANERHHQYATLEHLLLSLIDDSDAAAVMRACSVDLDKLRTSLVNYLETEFENLVTDGADDAKPTAGFQRVIQRAVIHVQSSGREEVTGANVLIAIFAERESHAAYFLQEQDMTRYDAVNYISHGIAKRPGVSEARPVRGVDEETETKGNEDSKKKGEALETYCVNLNKKARDGKIDPVIGRNSEINRAIQVLCRRQKNNPLFVGEAGVGKTAIAEGLAKRIVDSEVPEVLAAATVFSLDMGTLLAGTRYRGDFEERLKQVLKELEAHPNAILFIDEIHTVIGAGATSGGAMDASNLLKPALASGTIRCMGSTTYKEYRQHFEKDRALVRRFQKIDINEPTVEDAIAILKGLKPYFEDYHRLKYTNEAIEAAVQLSSRYIHDRKLPDKAIDVIDESGAAQMLVAENKRKKTIGIKEIETTIASMARIPPKSVSKDDAEVLKHLEQTLKRVVFGQDKAIESLSASIKLARAGLREPEKPIGCYLFSGPTGVGKTEVAKQLASSLGVELLRFDMSEYMERHTVSRLIGAPPGYVGFDQGGLLTDGVDQHPHCVVLLDEIEKAHPDLYNVLLQIMDHGRLTDHNGKQVNFRNVILIMTTNAGAADLAKQAFGFTRSKREGDDHEAINRQFAPEFRNRLDAIVSFAHLNADVIGMVVEKFVLQLEAQLGDRDVTIELSEEAKAWLIKHGYDEQMGARPMARVIQEHIKKPLADEVLFGKLKGGGHVRVVLVKDEADAEKDKIGFEFVEGPVTPKQEKLPGARKRPPSGKSKPGGPGGPSKGPTSKGPLVKV, from the coding sequence ATGCCGACTTTTTCTCAAAGCCTTGAACAATCCCTGCATCGTGCACTGGCGATCGCAAATGAGCGTCATCACCAATACGCGACGCTCGAACATTTGCTGCTGTCGCTGATCGATGACTCTGACGCAGCAGCCGTCATGCGGGCCTGCAGCGTCGATCTCGACAAGCTGCGCACCAGTCTCGTGAACTATCTTGAGACCGAATTCGAAAATCTGGTGACGGATGGAGCCGACGACGCCAAGCCGACGGCCGGTTTCCAGCGCGTGATCCAGCGCGCGGTGATTCACGTGCAGTCATCCGGTCGCGAGGAAGTGACCGGTGCGAACGTTCTGATCGCGATCTTCGCCGAGCGCGAGAGCCACGCCGCGTACTTCCTGCAAGAGCAGGACATGACGCGCTACGACGCGGTCAACTACATCAGCCACGGCATCGCCAAGCGGCCGGGCGTCTCCGAGGCGCGCCCCGTTCGCGGCGTCGACGAGGAAACCGAGACCAAGGGCAACGAGGACTCCAAGAAAAAGGGCGAGGCGCTCGAGACCTATTGCGTCAACCTCAACAAGAAGGCGCGCGACGGCAAGATCGATCCGGTGATCGGACGCAATTCCGAGATCAACCGCGCCATCCAGGTGCTGTGCCGCAGGCAGAAGAACAACCCGCTGTTCGTGGGCGAGGCCGGCGTCGGCAAGACCGCGATCGCGGAAGGCCTTGCGAAGCGCATCGTCGACAGCGAGGTGCCGGAGGTCCTGGCGGCCGCGACCGTGTTCTCGCTCGACATGGGCACGCTGCTCGCGGGCACGCGCTATCGCGGCGACTTCGAGGAACGCCTGAAGCAGGTGCTGAAGGAGCTCGAGGCGCATCCCAACGCCATCCTGTTCATCGACGAGATCCACACCGTGATCGGTGCGGGTGCGACGTCGGGCGGCGCGATGGACGCGTCGAACCTGCTCAAGCCGGCGCTCGCCTCGGGCACCATCCGCTGCATGGGCTCGACCACCTACAAGGAATACCGCCAGCATTTCGAGAAGGACCGCGCGCTGGTGCGGCGCTTCCAGAAGATCGACATCAACGAGCCGACGGTCGAGGACGCGATTGCGATCCTCAAGGGGCTGAAGCCGTACTTCGAGGACTACCACCGGCTGAAATACACCAACGAGGCCATTGAGGCCGCGGTGCAGCTCTCCTCGCGCTACATCCACGACCGCAAGCTGCCGGACAAGGCGATCGACGTGATCGACGAATCCGGTGCGGCGCAGATGCTGGTTGCCGAGAACAAGCGCAAGAAGACGATCGGCATCAAGGAGATCGAGACCACGATCGCCTCGATGGCGCGGATCCCGCCGAAGAGCGTGTCGAAGGACGATGCCGAGGTGCTCAAGCATCTCGAGCAGACCCTGAAGCGCGTCGTGTTCGGCCAGGACAAGGCGATCGAGTCGCTGTCCGCCTCGATCAAGCTGGCGCGTGCCGGCCTGCGTGAGCCGGAGAAGCCGATCGGCTGCTACCTGTTCTCAGGGCCCACCGGCGTCGGCAAGACCGAGGTCGCAAAGCAGCTTGCCTCCAGCCTCGGTGTCGAGCTGTTGCGCTTCGACATGTCCGAATACATGGAGCGGCACACCGTGTCGCGTCTGATCGGCGCGCCTCCCGGCTATGTCGGCTTCGATCAGGGCGGCCTGCTCACCGACGGCGTCGACCAGCATCCGCATTGCGTGGTGCTGCTCGACGAAATCGAGAAGGCGCACCCCGATCTCTACAACGTGCTGCTCCAGATCATGGACCATGGCCGGCTCACCGATCACAACGGCAAGCAGGTCAACTTCCGCAACGTGATCCTGATCATGACCACGAATGCCGGCGCGGCCGATCTTGCCAAGCAGGCCTTCGGCTTCACCCGCTCCAAGCGGGAAGGCGACGATCACGAGGCGATCAACCGGCAGTTCGCGCCGGAATTCCGCAACCGCCTCGATGCCATCGTCTCCTTCGCCCATCTCAATGCCGACGTGATCGGCATGGTCGTGGAGAAGTTCGTGCTTCAGCTCGAGGCGCAGCTCGGCGACCGCGACGTCACGATCGAGCTGTCCGAGGAGGCCAAGGCCTGGCTGATCAAGCACGGCTATGACGAGCAGATGGGCGCGCGGCCGATGGCCCGCGTGATCCAGGAGCACATCAAGAAGCCGCTTGCCGACGAGGTGCTGTTCGGCAAGCTCAAGGGCGGCGGTCATGTCCGCGTCGTGCTGGTCAAGGACGAGGCCGACGCCGAGAAGGACAAGATCGGCTTCGAGTTCGTCGAGGGCCCGGTCACGCCGAAGCAGGAGAAGCTGCCCGGCGCCCGCAAGCGCCCACCGTCAGGCAAGTCCAAGCCGGGCGGACCCGGTGGCCCCTCCAAGGGGCCGACCTCCAAGGGGCCGCTGGTCAAGGTTTGA
- a CDS encoding alpha/beta fold hydrolase, translating into MKRGIAILVSVTALAGVAYFTMSKWAIKHETITFYDASRDNRPVPVDIAVRRDREMQADAGLITLPVAVLNHGNTVKNTEYGFLANVFAMRGYLVVSPQHDLPTDPPMVTKPGELYVGRLPQILRGVANIHLALHDMKGVQPNADYARVTMVGHSMGGDISMYFAKQYPEEVKKVVTLDNLRVPFVTAGKFKILSFRSKDPQFKTDAGVLPTDEECEKAGITVVKTDFQHNDMRDTGPDGAKNSIQGMLDKFLADTDSEIAPVDTLKAPPSALEPGPVALMAPSKS; encoded by the coding sequence ATGAAGCGTGGAATTGCCATTCTGGTTTCAGTCACCGCCCTTGCAGGCGTCGCTTATTTCACGATGAGCAAATGGGCGATCAAGCACGAGACCATCACCTTCTATGATGCCTCGCGCGACAACCGCCCGGTGCCGGTCGATATTGCCGTCCGTCGCGATCGCGAGATGCAGGCCGATGCCGGCTTGATCACGTTGCCGGTCGCAGTCCTCAATCACGGCAACACCGTCAAGAACACCGAGTACGGCTTCCTCGCCAACGTGTTCGCGATGCGTGGTTACCTCGTGGTCAGCCCGCAGCATGACCTGCCGACCGATCCGCCGATGGTGACAAAGCCGGGCGAGCTCTATGTCGGCCGTCTGCCGCAGATCCTGCGCGGTGTGGCCAACATCCATCTGGCGCTGCACGACATGAAGGGCGTCCAGCCCAACGCCGACTACGCCAGGGTGACCATGGTCGGCCATTCCATGGGCGGCGACATCTCGATGTATTTTGCCAAGCAGTATCCTGAAGAGGTCAAGAAGGTCGTGACGCTGGACAATCTGCGCGTCCCGTTCGTCACCGCCGGCAAGTTCAAGATCCTGTCCTTCCGCTCGAAGGATCCGCAGTTCAAGACCGATGCGGGCGTGCTCCCGACGGACGAGGAGTGCGAGAAGGCGGGCATCACGGTGGTCAAGACTGACTTCCAGCACAACGACATGCGCGACACCGGTCCGGACGGCGCGAAGAACTCGATCCAGGGTATGCTCGATAAATTCCTCGCCGATACCGATAGCGAGATTGCGCCCGTCGATACGTTGAAGGCGCCGCCCAGCGCGCTCGAACCCGGTCCGGTCGCACTGATGGCGCCGTCCAAGAGCTGA
- a CDS encoding DnaJ domain-containing protein, which produces MPTLIAGAVAVVTLYLLLQMFRSANPAVLARAIKVGGGVVALAVAAFTGLRGELAVAIPLGIFGAGLLGWTPLANSTFGNIGGLFGGATRSSGQTSRVRSQFLDMRLDHDSGQLAGEIVAGPYAGRSLDEFDLTALLAMCPAFDAESVALLESYLDRRFPAWRQNAQGDAAGRQGRAAPSGKMTAEEAYQILGLQPGAGRDEIGRAHKTLMKKLHPDQGGSTYLAARVNEAKDTLLRTHNG; this is translated from the coding sequence ATGCCGACCCTGATCGCAGGCGCTGTCGCCGTCGTCACCCTTTACCTGCTGCTGCAGATGTTCCGTTCCGCCAATCCGGCGGTGCTCGCGCGCGCGATCAAGGTCGGCGGCGGGGTCGTGGCGCTGGCGGTTGCGGCCTTCACGGGCCTGCGGGGCGAGCTGGCGGTCGCGATTCCGCTCGGCATTTTCGGTGCCGGCCTGCTCGGCTGGACGCCGCTCGCGAACTCGACCTTCGGCAATATCGGCGGGCTGTTCGGCGGCGCGACGCGCTCGTCGGGGCAGACCTCGCGCGTCCGCTCGCAATTTCTGGATATGCGGCTGGACCACGATTCCGGTCAGCTTGCAGGCGAGATCGTCGCAGGGCCTTACGCCGGGCGTTCGCTCGACGAGTTCGATCTCACCGCGCTGCTTGCGATGTGCCCCGCCTTCGACGCGGAGAGCGTCGCGCTACTCGAAAGCTATCTGGACCGCCGGTTTCCCGCCTGGCGTCAGAACGCGCAGGGCGATGCGGCAGGGCGGCAGGGCCGCGCGGCGCCGAGCGGCAAAATGACGGCGGAGGAAGCCTATCAGATCCTTGGCCTGCAGCCGGGCGCGGGGCGCGACGAGATCGGCCGGGCCCACAAGACCCTGATGAAGAAACTGCATCCCGACCAGGGGGGCTCGACGTATCTCGCTGCCCGGGTAAACGAGGCCAAGGATACTCTGCTTCGCACGCATAACGGCTAA
- a CDS encoding transporter substrate-binding domain-containing protein, giving the protein MLCANLAVRFRAGTGRLFLMRVRCAALDAALGLALALFVCISGSMAQEGTTKLRVATRIVPPLVIEKNGTLGGFSIELWNGIGERLHRETEYVITPDVGELLAAVESGRADLGIAAISITSDRENRFDFSQPILNSGLQILVRGTAANVEPNPLLEFVELFFSRTLLIWLGIALLLILIPAHLIFLVERHHHNGIIPTSRYFPGIFHAMFWAAGTLATQADQMPRHWIARIVAVLWMFTGVVFVAFYTAQLTASLTVQQIRGPINSPQDLVGKRVGTTRGSTATLYLNEVKAEVREFDKVDDLYKALLDQEVDAVVFDSPALLYYTTHDGRGLARTVGSVFHREDYGIVFPTGSPLRKHVNEALLALRESDAYQRIHEEWFGKR; this is encoded by the coding sequence ATGCTTTGCGCCAATCTCGCGGTCCGTTTTCGTGCAGGGACCGGTCGGCTATTCCTGATGCGCGTGCGCTGCGCGGCGCTTGACGCAGCCCTTGGGCTGGCGTTGGCGCTATTTGTCTGCATCTCCGGCTCCATGGCCCAGGAAGGGACCACCAAGCTCCGGGTGGCGACCCGCATCGTGCCTCCCTTGGTCATCGAGAAGAACGGCACCCTGGGTGGCTTCAGCATTGAGCTCTGGAACGGCATTGGGGAGCGACTGCATCGCGAGACCGAGTACGTCATCACGCCCGATGTCGGCGAATTGCTTGCGGCCGTGGAAAGCGGACGGGCAGATCTCGGGATCGCAGCCATCTCGATCACATCAGATCGCGAGAACAGGTTCGACTTCTCCCAGCCGATCCTGAATTCGGGACTACAGATCCTGGTGCGCGGTACCGCTGCGAATGTCGAGCCGAATCCGCTGCTCGAGTTCGTGGAGTTGTTCTTCTCCCGCACTCTCCTGATCTGGCTAGGCATTGCGCTGCTCCTGATCCTCATTCCGGCGCATCTGATTTTCCTGGTGGAGCGACATCATCACAACGGAATCATTCCAACGAGCCGGTATTTTCCGGGAATCTTCCATGCGATGTTTTGGGCCGCAGGCACGCTGGCGACCCAGGCGGATCAAATGCCCCGGCACTGGATCGCTCGCATCGTCGCCGTGCTCTGGATGTTCACGGGCGTGGTCTTCGTGGCCTTCTATACGGCGCAACTGACGGCATCGCTGACGGTCCAGCAGATCAGGGGACCGATCAATAGTCCGCAGGATCTCGTCGGCAAACGCGTCGGCACGACACGGGGAAGCACGGCCACACTCTATCTGAATGAGGTCAAGGCCGAGGTCCGCGAGTTCGATAAAGTCGATGACCTCTACAAGGCCCTGTTGGATCAGGAGGTCGACGCGGTCGTCTTCGATTCACCTGCGCTGCTTTACTACACAACCCACGACGGCAGGGGATTGGCACGAACCGTCGGCAGTGTCTTCCATCGGGAAGACTACGGCATCGTCTTTCCGACCGGCAGCCCGCTGCGCAAGCACGTCAACGAAGCGCTTCTCGCGCTGCGCGAGAGCGATGCGTATCAGCGGATACACGAGGAATGGTTCGGCAAGCGCTAG
- a CDS encoding VWA domain-containing protein: protein MSGEPTKPRSGDAVSARAEADGRLPQAKTSTSDDIAAFVAKARAMSPHAPGAKGRLIFALDATMSRQPTWDMACALQADMFREAAALGSLDIRLVYYRGFNECRATGWISDSTKLASLMSKIDCRGGDTQIGRVLSEARREAASSGVRAVVFVGDAMEEKVDELCARAGELGMLKVPVFMFQEGHDATAEQAFREIARLTGGAWCRFDPGAAAQLRELLRAAAAYAAGGREALLRLAKTTSGAAKLIGQMK, encoded by the coding sequence ATGTCCGGCGAACCGACCAAACCACGCAGCGGCGATGCGGTATCGGCGCGGGCCGAGGCCGACGGCAGGCTGCCGCAGGCCAAGACCTCCACCAGCGACGACATCGCCGCCTTCGTCGCCAAGGCGCGCGCGATGTCGCCGCATGCGCCGGGCGCGAAGGGCCGGTTGATCTTCGCGCTCGACGCCACGATGAGCCGGCAGCCGACCTGGGACATGGCCTGTGCGCTTCAGGCGGACATGTTCCGCGAGGCGGCGGCGCTCGGCAGCCTCGATATCCGGCTCGTCTACTACCGCGGCTTCAACGAGTGCCGTGCGACAGGATGGATCTCCGACAGCACCAAGCTCGCGAGCCTGATGAGCAAGATCGATTGCCGCGGCGGCGACACCCAGATCGGCCGGGTGCTTTCCGAGGCGCGGCGCGAAGCGGCATCCTCCGGCGTCCGCGCGGTGGTTTTCGTCGGCGATGCCATGGAGGAGAAGGTCGACGAGCTCTGTGCCAGAGCGGGCGAGCTCGGCATGCTCAAGGTGCCCGTCTTCATGTTTCAGGAAGGTCATGATGCAACCGCCGAGCAGGCGTTCCGCGAGATCGCGCGCCTGACCGGCGGGGCCTGGTGCAGGTTCGATCCGGGCGCGGCCGCGCAACTGCGCGAGCTGTTGCGCGCGGCGGCGGCCTACGCCGCCGGCGGCCGCGAGGCGCTGCTCAGGCTGGCCAAGACGACGAGCGGCGCAGCCAAGCTGATCGGGCAGATGAAGTGA
- the clpS gene encoding ATP-dependent Clp protease adapter ClpS, whose translation MSNDENRPNGPSGPSTSVITKVKPKTKRPNLYRVLILNDDYTPMEFVVLVLEKFFNKDIEAATKIMLHVHHHGIGECGVFTYEIAETKVTQVMDFARKHQHPLQCVMEKK comes from the coding sequence ATGAGCAATGACGAGAACCGTCCCAATGGTCCGTCCGGCCCGAGCACCTCGGTCATCACCAAGGTCAAGCCCAAGACCAAGCGGCCCAACCTTTACCGGGTGCTGATCCTGAACGACGACTACACGCCGATGGAGTTCGTGGTTCTCGTGCTGGAGAAGTTCTTCAACAAGGACATCGAGGCCGCGACCAAGATCATGCTGCATGTCCACCATCACGGCATCGGCGAATGCGGCGTCTTCACCTACGAGATCGCCGAGACCAAGGTCACTCAGGTGATGGATTTTGCCCGCAAGCATCAGCACCCCCTGCAATGCGTGATGGAAAAGAAGTAG
- a CDS encoding helix-turn-helix domain-containing protein: MTIQFTTDGSPGYRRLALWQDIVCDVFVELDCKSDLGNAFRGSVTQASLGRAVCSDVCSDRQHVFRTPSRIARSDLDFVLVALGNQGVGGVVQDGRETVIHPGEFALYDTTRPYELKFDHAFTQTIFKVPREMLQRRLGATEALTAISFGADAPLQKLAYDFIFKLCHSADQIDPQHAVALSEQAVDLVAMVLSERLGKMSPPSSTHRSALLYRLKSHIRGHLADPDLSLSDTAAALGISPRYVNDLLSQEHTSFQRYVLAERLAQCRRDLASPALAGRQVGEIAFAWGFNDLSHFGRVFREHFGMSPRDFRQSQLPH, from the coding sequence ATGACCATCCAGTTCACCACGGACGGCAGCCCCGGATACCGGCGCCTGGCGCTCTGGCAGGACATCGTCTGCGACGTCTTCGTCGAGCTCGACTGCAAGTCGGATCTCGGCAACGCCTTCCGCGGCTCGGTGACGCAAGCCTCCCTTGGGCGCGCGGTCTGTTCGGATGTCTGCTCGGACCGTCAGCATGTCTTCCGTACGCCGTCGCGGATTGCGCGCTCGGATCTCGACTTCGTTCTCGTCGCGCTCGGCAATCAGGGCGTCGGCGGCGTCGTGCAGGACGGCCGCGAGACCGTGATCCATCCCGGCGAGTTCGCGCTCTACGACACCACGCGCCCCTATGAGCTGAAGTTCGATCACGCCTTCACGCAGACCATCTTCAAGGTGCCGCGCGAGATGCTGCAGCGGCGCCTCGGCGCCACCGAGGCGCTGACCGCGATTTCGTTCGGCGCGGACGCACCGCTGCAAAAGCTCGCCTACGATTTCATCTTCAAGCTTTGCCACAGCGCCGATCAGATCGATCCGCAGCACGCCGTCGCGCTCTCCGAGCAGGCGGTCGATCTCGTCGCCATGGTGCTGAGCGAACGGCTCGGCAAGATGTCGCCGCCCTCCTCGACGCATCGCTCGGCCCTGCTCTACCGGCTGAAGTCGCACATCCGCGGCCATCTCGCCGATCCCGATCTGTCGCTGTCGGACACTGCGGCCGCGCTTGGCATCTCGCCGCGCTATGTCAACGATCTCCTCAGCCAGGAGCACACCTCGTTCCAGCGTTACGTGCTTGCGGAGCGTCTTGCCCAGTGCCGGCGCGATCTCGCCTCGCCCGCTCTCGCAGGGCGTCAGGTCGGCGAGATTGCGTTCGCCTGGGGCTTCAACGACCTCTCGCATTTCGGCCGCGTCTTCCGCGAGCATTTCGGGATGTCGCCGCGCGACTTCCGGCAGAGCCAATTGCCGCACTAG